A single window of Intrasporangium calvum DSM 43043 DNA harbors:
- a CDS encoding dipeptidase gives MTDDVLTADQIQAVRDRVATLMPQLRADLEALVRIPSVSAASFDQAEVARSAEAVAELLRAEGLEVEVVTEGGRPAVIGHIDGPEGAPTVTLYAHHDVQPPGDDADWDSAPFEPTERDGRLYGRGAADDKAGVLAHIAALRAHRGNLPVGVTVFVEGEEESGSPSLRTILERHGDRLAADAIVIADSGNWAVGTPALTTTLRGGIRVVVRVETLDHSVHSGMFGGAAPDALTALIKLLATLHDDEGDVAVQGLEVGEAADLDYDEARFRAESGLLDGVELIGTGSILSRLWNKPSITTIGMDVTSVAKASNTLAARAAAKVSMRLAPTQDPLAAFELLEQHLLDQAPWGAKVTVELEEHGSGFAADANGPLHDQARASFRDAWGVEPVDMGVGGSIPFISDFAARFPEAAIIVTGVEDPDTRAHGANESLHLEEFARVCEAEAIFLARVGAARA, from the coding sequence GTGACTGACGACGTGCTCACTGCAGACCAGATCCAAGCCGTGCGCGACCGGGTCGCGACGCTCATGCCGCAGCTCCGGGCGGACCTCGAGGCGCTCGTGCGCATCCCGAGCGTCTCGGCGGCCAGCTTCGACCAGGCCGAGGTGGCCCGCAGCGCCGAAGCCGTCGCGGAGCTGCTGCGAGCCGAGGGGCTCGAGGTCGAGGTGGTCACGGAAGGTGGGCGTCCGGCTGTCATCGGCCACATCGACGGTCCCGAGGGCGCTCCGACGGTGACGCTCTACGCCCACCACGACGTCCAGCCGCCGGGGGACGACGCAGACTGGGACAGCGCCCCGTTCGAGCCGACCGAGCGCGACGGCCGTCTCTACGGGCGCGGCGCCGCGGACGACAAGGCCGGGGTCCTGGCCCACATCGCGGCGCTCCGGGCCCACCGCGGCAACCTGCCCGTCGGCGTCACCGTCTTCGTCGAGGGCGAGGAGGAGTCGGGTTCGCCCTCCCTGCGCACGATCCTCGAGCGGCACGGCGACCGGCTCGCCGCCGACGCCATCGTCATTGCCGACTCGGGCAACTGGGCCGTCGGCACCCCGGCCCTCACGACCACGTTGCGCGGCGGCATCCGCGTCGTGGTGCGCGTCGAGACGCTCGACCACTCGGTGCACTCGGGCATGTTCGGCGGCGCGGCGCCCGACGCCCTGACCGCCCTGATCAAGCTGCTGGCCACGCTCCACGACGACGAGGGCGACGTCGCCGTCCAGGGCCTGGAGGTCGGTGAGGCGGCCGACCTCGACTACGACGAGGCCCGGTTCCGCGCCGAGTCCGGGCTGCTCGACGGTGTCGAGCTCATCGGCACGGGCTCGATCCTCAGCCGCCTGTGGAACAAGCCGTCCATCACGACGATCGGAATGGACGTCACCTCGGTGGCAAAGGCCTCGAACACCCTCGCAGCGCGGGCCGCCGCCAAGGTGTCGATGCGGTTGGCACCGACCCAGGACCCGCTCGCCGCCTTCGAGCTGCTCGAGCAGCACCTGCTCGACCAGGCGCCGTGGGGCGCGAAGGTCACCGTCGAGCTCGAGGAGCACGGTTCCGGCTTCGCCGCCGACGCCAACGGCCCGCTCCACGACCAGGCCCGGGCGTCCTTCAGGGACGCCTGGGGGGTCGAGCCGGTCGACATGGGGGTGGGCGGCTCGATCCCCTTCATCTCCGACTTCGCGGCGCGCTTCCCCGAGGCGGCGATCATCGTCACGGGCGTGGAGGACCCCGACACCCGCGCACACGGCGCCAACGAGTCGCTCCACCTCGAGGAGTTCGCCCGGGTCTGCGAGGCCGAGGCGATCTTCCTCGCCCGGGTGGGCGCCGCCCGCGCCTGA
- a CDS encoding energy-coupling factor transporter transmembrane component T, whose translation MSARERLQHPAAWWLWGLGLATAASRTTNPVVLLLVIGVCVLMVVERRDPSTPNPLVAFLVIGAAVVTFRVLMTVVLGNGIRGETVLVTLPRIPLPEWAASIRIGGPVSLESLLFAAYDALRLAAILACIGAANALASPRRLLRYLPATLYDVGTAVVVGLTFAPQLLADARTVRSARALRGHDGRGLRELARLTVPVLETAFERSLGLAASMESRGYGRAVRTTPGGRRAASALALFGALGVLAGLYGLLDSSVGGALGLPLLLVGLLVAGASLVVGASRDGRSGHRRDRWTSTESLTVACGAVAGGVLVAAAAGAWAGIVPTQRAEPPAVPLLAVLAVLVAALPAWFTPRPRRVA comes from the coding sequence ATGAGCGCCCGTGAGCGGCTCCAGCACCCTGCAGCCTGGTGGCTGTGGGGGCTGGGGCTCGCGACGGCTGCGTCACGGACGACCAACCCGGTCGTCCTCCTCCTCGTCATCGGCGTCTGCGTCTTGATGGTGGTCGAGCGGCGCGACCCCTCGACCCCCAACCCGCTCGTCGCCTTCCTCGTCATCGGGGCAGCGGTCGTGACCTTCCGCGTCCTCATGACCGTCGTGCTCGGCAACGGGATCCGAGGGGAGACCGTGCTGGTCACGCTGCCGCGGATCCCGCTGCCGGAGTGGGCGGCGAGCATCCGGATCGGTGGTCCGGTCTCCCTGGAGAGTCTCCTCTTCGCCGCCTACGACGCCCTCCGGCTCGCGGCCATCCTCGCGTGCATCGGCGCAGCCAACGCCCTCGCGAGCCCCCGCCGGCTCCTGCGCTACCTTCCCGCGACCCTCTACGACGTCGGCACCGCCGTCGTCGTCGGCCTGACGTTCGCACCGCAGCTGCTCGCAGACGCGCGCACGGTCCGCTCCGCCCGGGCCCTGCGGGGGCACGACGGTCGGGGCCTCCGCGAGCTGGCCCGGCTCACCGTCCCCGTCCTCGAGACCGCCTTCGAGCGGTCGCTGGGCCTCGCCGCGTCCATGGAGTCACGGGGCTACGGCCGCGCGGTCCGCACGACGCCCGGCGGGCGACGCGCTGCCTCCGCCCTCGCCCTCTTCGGCGCGCTCGGGGTCCTCGCGGGCCTCTACGGCCTCCTCGACAGCTCCGTCGGCGGGGCCCTCGGGCTCCCGCTCCTGCTCGTCGGTCTGCTCGTGGCCGGCGCGAGCCTCGTCGTGGGCGCGTCCCGGGACGGCCGGTCAGGGCACCGCCGCGACCGTTGGACGTCGACCGAGTCCCTCACGGTCGCCTGCGGGGCGGTGGCGGGGGGCGTCCTGGTCGCGGCGGCAGCGGGCGCCTGGGCGGGCATCGTCCCGACTCAGCGCGCCGAGCCGCCTGCGGTCCCCCTCCTCGCCGTGCTGGCCGTGCTCGTCGCGGCGCTCCCGGCGTGGTTCACGCCCCGACCTCGGAGGGTCGCATGA
- a CDS encoding ECF transporter S component — protein sequence MTVIPFGRPAAAALTLVAGIGVIAFVWPFFASPEFVRSHGNDTPWLFAGILALLTLVALAEVTAGRLDAKTIAVLGVTAAAGGAMRVLSAGTAGLEPMFFVVIVAGRVLGPGVGFVSGALALLTGALLTGGVGPWLPFQMICAGGVGLGAGLLRGRPGARSERWVLSGYALLTGLVYGLFMNLWFWPFLGANAPTGMGFVPGASVADNLGHYGVFYLATSLGWDLPRGVLNAVLVVVAGPALLRVFRRAARRAAFGSPVIFDAPSPSTMRSAPPDVRPGEPGSAPTRPDPTRR from the coding sequence ATGACCGTCATTCCGTTCGGTCGACCGGCGGCGGCCGCCCTGACGCTCGTGGCCGGCATCGGCGTCATCGCCTTCGTCTGGCCGTTCTTCGCCTCCCCGGAGTTCGTGCGCAGCCACGGGAACGACACTCCGTGGCTCTTCGCGGGGATCCTCGCCCTCCTGACGTTGGTGGCCCTGGCCGAGGTCACCGCAGGGCGGCTCGACGCGAAGACGATCGCCGTGCTCGGGGTCACCGCGGCCGCCGGCGGCGCGATGCGGGTCCTCAGCGCCGGCACGGCGGGCCTCGAGCCGATGTTCTTCGTCGTCATCGTCGCGGGTCGGGTCCTCGGCCCGGGAGTCGGCTTCGTGTCCGGCGCCCTCGCCCTGCTGACGGGCGCCCTGCTCACGGGAGGCGTCGGACCGTGGCTGCCGTTCCAGATGATCTGCGCCGGCGGGGTCGGGCTGGGCGCGGGCCTCCTCCGCGGCCGGCCCGGTGCCCGCTCCGAGCGCTGGGTCCTGTCCGGGTACGCGTTGCTCACCGGCCTCGTCTACGGGCTCTTCATGAACCTGTGGTTCTGGCCCTTCCTCGGGGCCAACGCCCCGACCGGCATGGGCTTCGTGCCCGGGGCGTCGGTGGCCGACAACCTCGGTCACTACGGCGTGTTCTACCTCGCGACGTCGCTCGGGTGGGACCTTCCGCGTGGCGTCCTCAACGCCGTGCTCGTGGTCGTCGCCGGACCGGCCCTGCTCCGGGTCTTCCGCCGTGCGGCCCGCCGCGCTGCGTTCGGCTCGCCGGTCATCTTCGACGCACCCTCCCCCAGCACGATGCGATCCGCGCCGCCCGACGTCCGGCCCGGCGAGCCCGGCAGCGCGCCGACCCGACCCGACCCCACACGCCGATGA
- a CDS encoding protein-L-isoaspartate O-methyltransferase family protein, which yields MGVRLTRDAVRRALDAVPREGFLPASARTAAGRDAPIPIGHGQTNSQPRTVETMLRLLDVQPGQRVLDVGSGSGWTTALLAHLTGPDGWVRGVELVPELAQWGAENLAATSLTWASISPVVDDVLGDPEHGPYDRILVSANARSLPDELVEQLADGGRMVIPVNSRMVVVERRGGEARTSEHGAYRFVPLR from the coding sequence GTGGGGGTGCGCCTGACCCGCGATGCCGTGCGGCGGGCTCTCGACGCGGTCCCGCGTGAGGGCTTCCTCCCGGCGTCCGCCCGGACCGCTGCCGGTCGGGACGCCCCCATCCCGATCGGGCACGGACAGACCAACTCCCAGCCCCGGACGGTCGAGACGATGCTGCGGCTCCTCGACGTCCAGCCCGGGCAGCGGGTCCTCGACGTGGGGTCGGGCTCGGGGTGGACCACCGCTCTCCTCGCCCACCTCACCGGCCCGGACGGATGGGTCCGGGGCGTCGAGCTCGTCCCCGAGCTCGCCCAGTGGGGCGCGGAGAACCTCGCCGCGACCAGCCTGACCTGGGCTTCCATCTCACCCGTCGTCGACGACGTCCTCGGCGATCCCGAGCACGGGCCCTACGACCGGATCCTCGTCTCCGCCAACGCGCGTTCACTGCCGGACGAGCTCGTCGAGCAGCTGGCCGACGGCGGGCGCATGGTCATCCCCGTGAACAGCCGGATGGTCGTGGTCGAGCGCCGGGGAGGCGAGGCCCGCACCAGCGAGCACGGGGCCTACCGCTTCGTCCCGCTGCGCTGA
- a CDS encoding serine hydrolase domain-containing protein, protein MTQQDVRRTPAGAAGSPAGSSLSPSLQRDLITRVSAAQRRWRSPVVSAGVVREGRLVWSGHVGSAVLGDGDHAAVPAGDSTPFLIGSVTKTFTALAVMALRDEGLLTLDDTLADHLPGTKHATVRLRQMMAHASGLQREPIGNIWESLSAPEREAFLAGAEVAEQVLPAHHAFHYSNLAYGLLGQVVERVTGRPWEQVVRERILEPLGMTRTGLTPAEDRARGYQIDPYAGSAKEEPLFSLNATAPLGGLWSTVADLAAYAAYLADPDDRVVRPETVEEMCRPLIMTDVDGWTGAYGLGFGMARRGDRVFVGHGGAMPGYLTGLRVRRREQVGAVVFANVTSGAEPLALAADLIEAVIDVEPSIEPVWSPEPPRPDLAELLGQWWSEGSPLIFFVRDGELWSRLTDDTLSETRFAAEAPDRFRAVAGRERGEVLEVVRHPDGTVVKLYFATYAVTRMPLGFADLVDRSRDRGSGAGRTDAEV, encoded by the coding sequence GTGACCCAGCAGGACGTGCGCCGGACCCCGGCCGGCGCCGCGGGGTCTCCAGCCGGCTCCTCGCTGTCGCCTTCGCTCCAGCGCGACCTGATCACCCGGGTCAGCGCGGCGCAGCGGCGCTGGCGCTCGCCGGTCGTGAGCGCAGGGGTGGTCCGCGAGGGGCGGCTCGTCTGGTCCGGCCATGTCGGGTCGGCTGTTCTCGGCGACGGCGACCATGCCGCGGTGCCGGCCGGCGACTCGACACCGTTCCTCATCGGCTCGGTGACCAAGACGTTCACCGCCCTGGCGGTCATGGCCCTCCGGGACGAGGGACTCCTCACGCTCGATGACACGCTCGCCGACCACCTGCCGGGCACCAAGCACGCCACGGTCCGGCTGCGTCAGATGATGGCGCACGCGTCGGGGCTGCAGCGCGAGCCGATCGGGAACATCTGGGAGAGCCTGAGCGCACCTGAGCGCGAGGCGTTCCTCGCCGGAGCCGAGGTGGCCGAGCAGGTTCTTCCGGCGCACCACGCCTTCCACTACTCGAACCTCGCGTACGGCCTGCTCGGGCAGGTGGTGGAGCGGGTCACCGGCCGGCCGTGGGAGCAGGTCGTCCGCGAGCGGATCCTCGAGCCCCTCGGAATGACGAGGACGGGCCTCACACCTGCGGAGGACCGGGCGAGGGGCTACCAGATCGACCCCTACGCGGGCAGCGCCAAGGAGGAGCCCCTCTTCAGCCTCAATGCCACCGCGCCGCTCGGAGGACTCTGGTCCACGGTCGCGGACCTGGCGGCGTATGCCGCCTACCTCGCCGACCCCGATGACCGCGTCGTGCGCCCCGAGACGGTCGAGGAGATGTGCCGACCGCTCATCATGACCGACGTCGACGGCTGGACCGGCGCCTACGGCCTGGGCTTCGGGATGGCCCGGCGCGGAGACCGGGTGTTCGTCGGGCACGGCGGCGCCATGCCCGGCTACCTCACCGGGCTCCGGGTCCGGCGGCGGGAGCAGGTCGGCGCGGTCGTCTTCGCCAACGTCACCTCGGGTGCCGAGCCGCTCGCGCTCGCCGCTGACCTCATCGAGGCCGTCATCGACGTGGAACCGTCGATCGAGCCCGTCTGGTCGCCGGAGCCACCCCGGCCGGACCTTGCCGAGCTGCTGGGCCAGTGGTGGTCCGAGGGGTCGCCCCTCATCTTCTTCGTCCGCGACGGCGAGCTGTGGTCGCGCCTCACGGACGACACGTTGTCGGAGACCCGGTTCGCGGCGGAGGCCCCGGACCGCTTCCGCGCCGTCGCCGGGCGCGAGCGGGGCGAGGTGCTCGAGGTCGTCCGGCACCCGGACGGCACGGTGGTGAAGCTGTACTTCGCGACCTACGCCGTGACGCGGATGCCGCTCGGGTTCGCGGACCTCGTCGACCGGTCGCGTGACCGCGGCTCTGGTGCTGGCAGGACCGACGCGGAGGTCTGA
- a CDS encoding ABC transporter ATP-binding protein, whose translation MITFDHVTVHYADAPAPSLRDVTLRIPEGELVLVVGPTGSGKSTLLRTINGLVPHFSGGTLTGSVVVEGHPTSTHRPRDLATVVGLVEQNPASTFVTDVVEDEIAYGMETMGLDPATIRRRVEETLDLFGLTSLRNRPLTALSGGQQQRAAIAAVFAAGPRILVLDEPTSALDPVAAEEVLASLHRIVHDLGVTVVLAEHRLERVVHHADRVILIDEGRTSDLLDPAVAMADSPIHPPLVALSRLAEWSPTPLSIRDARRRAGGLRERLAELAPLGALGALSAPTRPGSDTVRTTRARILRGGRPVIDDLTLSLASGTVTALMGRNGAGKSTLLGALAGQLPLARGSARIGTESGWTDPAALPARRRVALVGLVPQQPELLLYAESVATECAAADDDFGVEPGTTRRILDRISGGLDPDRHPRDLSEGQRLELALAVILAGSPKVLLLDEPTRGLDYGAKQRLSAALRELAAAGTTVLLATHDVELAAEVADRVVILADGEVVTDGGVREVLSSSPAFAPQVTKVLLPQTWLTVDEVAAALGRSA comes from the coding sequence ATGATCACGTTCGACCACGTGACCGTCCACTATGCCGACGCCCCCGCCCCGAGCCTGCGCGACGTGACGCTGCGCATCCCTGAAGGTGAGCTCGTGCTCGTCGTCGGCCCCACCGGCAGCGGCAAGTCGACCCTGCTGCGCACCATCAACGGCCTGGTCCCCCACTTCAGCGGGGGCACCCTCACCGGCAGCGTCGTCGTCGAGGGCCACCCCACCTCCACGCACCGGCCCCGCGACCTGGCGACCGTCGTCGGACTCGTCGAGCAGAACCCCGCCTCGACGTTCGTCACCGACGTCGTCGAGGACGAGATCGCCTATGGCATGGAGACGATGGGCCTCGACCCCGCGACGATCCGTCGGCGGGTCGAGGAGACGCTCGACCTCTTCGGACTGACCTCCCTGCGCAACCGTCCGCTGACGGCGCTCTCCGGCGGGCAGCAGCAGCGGGCCGCCATCGCCGCCGTCTTCGCCGCCGGACCCCGCATCCTCGTGCTGGACGAGCCGACCTCGGCGCTCGACCCCGTCGCCGCCGAGGAGGTTCTCGCCTCGTTGCACCGCATCGTGCACGACCTGGGCGTGACCGTCGTCCTCGCCGAGCACCGCCTCGAGCGGGTCGTCCACCACGCCGACCGCGTCATCCTCATCGACGAGGGGCGCACCTCCGACCTGCTCGACCCGGCGGTGGCGATGGCCGACTCACCGATCCACCCACCGCTCGTGGCGCTGTCCCGGCTGGCCGAGTGGTCACCCACTCCCCTCTCGATCCGGGACGCCCGACGCCGCGCGGGCGGCCTCCGCGAGCGGCTCGCCGAGCTGGCCCCGCTGGGCGCACTGGGCGCACTGAGCGCACCGACCAGGCCGGGCTCGGACACGGTTCGGACGACCCGAGCCCGGATCCTCCGCGGGGGCCGGCCCGTCATCGACGACCTCACCCTCTCCCTCGCCTCCGGGACCGTGACCGCCCTCATGGGACGCAACGGCGCAGGCAAGTCGACCCTGCTGGGAGCCTTGGCCGGACAGCTGCCCCTCGCCCGCGGGTCCGCCCGGATCGGCACCGAGAGCGGCTGGACGGACCCTGCCGCCCTGCCGGCCCGGCGCCGCGTCGCCCTCGTGGGGCTCGTGCCCCAGCAGCCGGAGCTGCTGCTCTATGCAGAGTCCGTGGCCACCGAGTGCGCCGCCGCCGATGACGACTTCGGGGTCGAGCCCGGGACGACCCGCAGGATCCTCGACCGGATCTCTGGTGGGCTCGACCCGGACCGGCACCCACGTGACCTTTCCGAGGGCCAGCGACTCGAGCTCGCACTGGCCGTCATCCTCGCCGGCTCCCCGAAGGTCCTGCTCCTCGACGAGCCGACGCGAGGACTCGACTACGGGGCCAAGCAACGACTCAGCGCCGCCCTCCGTGAGCTCGCCGCGGCCGGGACGACGGTGCTGCTCGCCACCCATGACGTCGAGCTCGCGGCCGAGGTCGCCGACCGGGTGGTGATCCTCGCCGACGGGGAGGTCGTCACCGACGGTGGGGTCCGGGAGGTGCTCTCCTCCTCCCCCGCCTTCGCCCCGCAGGTGACCAAGGTGCTCCTGCCCCAGACCTGGCTCACCGTGGATGAGGTGGCGGCGGCGTTGGGACGGTCGGCATGA
- a CDS encoding adenosylcobinamide-GDP ribazoletransferase: protein MRDSWRLSAGTFLVLPVEPPTRVDRVVAEGAMVLAPVTALPAGMVWTVLAVGAQKELLSPLVAAVLALVTTALLSRAMHLDGLADLADGLTSGPDRSRALEVMKKGDTGPAGAAALVLVLLLQAAALGALLGSPAGAALAVIAVVSSRLAPAVACRRGVPAARPGGLGAAVAGTVRPFSLLAAVVGVVLAGAVTLAALEAGPYAAGFVVGAALLSAWLVTHHAVRRLGGVTGDVIGAAIEVSLAVALVAAHVALGVPGGL, encoded by the coding sequence ATGCGTGACTCCTGGCGGCTCAGCGCCGGGACGTTCCTCGTGCTGCCGGTCGAGCCGCCCACCCGGGTCGACCGCGTCGTGGCCGAGGGCGCCATGGTCCTCGCACCCGTCACCGCCCTCCCCGCCGGCATGGTGTGGACCGTCCTCGCCGTCGGTGCCCAGAAGGAGCTCCTCTCCCCGCTCGTCGCGGCCGTCCTCGCGCTGGTCACCACCGCGCTGCTCAGCCGGGCCATGCACCTCGACGGCCTCGCCGACCTCGCCGACGGCCTCACGTCCGGGCCGGACCGGTCGCGTGCCCTCGAGGTGATGAAGAAGGGCGACACGGGCCCCGCCGGGGCAGCCGCCCTCGTGCTCGTGCTCCTCCTCCAAGCGGCTGCGCTGGGGGCACTCCTCGGCTCGCCCGCCGGGGCGGCGCTCGCCGTCATCGCCGTCGTCTCGAGCCGGCTCGCCCCGGCGGTGGCCTGCCGTCGGGGGGTTCCGGCCGCGCGGCCCGGAGGGCTCGGGGCCGCCGTCGCCGGAACGGTCCGACCGTTCAGCCTCCTGGCCGCGGTCGTCGGGGTCGTGCTGGCAGGTGCCGTCACGCTCGCGGCCCTAGAGGCCGGGCCGTATGCCGCTGGGTTCGTCGTCGGGGCGGCCCTCCTCAGCGCGTGGCTCGTGACGCACCACGCGGTCCGACGGCTCGGGGGTGTCACCGGTGACGTGATCGGCGCGGCGATCGAGGTCTCCCTCGCGGTGGCCCTCGTCGCAGCGCACGTCGCGCTCGGAGTGCCCGGCGGGCTCTGA
- a CDS encoding SCO2322 family protein: MSFAHRVPVRVALAALLAAAISILSLAPAHAAAYRFWGFYQLADGKWAFAQKGPDQIVPEDGSVDGWRFAVADMNDTRFPRATLTFDQVCGSTAAETGKKRVGLVIDFGRPADAADGATPPEPQAICAVVDSTATSTDVLAAAGDLRVENGLVCAVAGYPATDCGGEVKELSAEAKAADTPVQISAPSTAPTTSAAPSAAATAASAPAVETSSGTSTAAYVIAALALLALLIFVVARSRAANRRDA; encoded by the coding sequence GTGTCCTTTGCCCATCGCGTCCCCGTGCGGGTCGCCCTCGCCGCGCTGCTCGCTGCAGCCATCAGCATCCTCTCGCTCGCCCCCGCCCACGCTGCCGCCTACCGGTTCTGGGGCTTCTACCAGCTGGCCGACGGGAAGTGGGCCTTCGCCCAGAAGGGTCCCGACCAGATCGTCCCCGAGGACGGCTCGGTCGACGGCTGGCGCTTCGCCGTCGCAGACATGAACGACACCCGCTTCCCACGGGCCACTCTGACGTTCGACCAGGTCTGTGGCTCGACGGCGGCCGAGACCGGCAAGAAGCGCGTCGGCCTCGTCATCGACTTCGGTCGTCCGGCCGATGCCGCGGACGGCGCCACTCCCCCGGAGCCGCAGGCGATCTGCGCCGTCGTCGACTCGACGGCGACGAGCACTGACGTCCTGGCCGCCGCCGGGGACCTCCGCGTCGAGAACGGTCTCGTGTGCGCGGTCGCGGGCTACCCGGCCACGGACTGTGGCGGCGAGGTGAAGGAGCTGAGCGCCGAGGCGAAGGCGGCCGACACCCCCGTCCAGATCTCGGCCCCGTCCACTGCACCGACCACGTCTGCCGCCCCCTCGGCCGCGGCGACCGCAGCCAGCGCACCCGCGGTGGAGACGTCGAGCGGAACGAGCACAGCGGCATACGTCATCGCTGCCCTGGCCCTGTTGGCGCTGCTCATCTTCGTCGTCGCGCGGTCGCGCGCCGCCAACCGCCGGGACGCCTGA
- a CDS encoding DUF3043 domain-containing protein, giving the protein MFGRKKTVNEALTPQDASPRPGAKNRPTPKRRDQEAANKRPLIITDRKAARSKDKVARREAMAKQRAGMLSGDDRYLPVRDKGPRRRFIRDSVDARWNIGEFILPVMLLVLLISFVGSDWATMLVFVLVYGLILVAIIDAVIMWLRTKKKVVAKFGQAEKGDAFYAVMRAFQMRRTRMPKPAVDRGQHPS; this is encoded by the coding sequence GTGTTCGGACGCAAGAAGACCGTGAACGAAGCGCTCACCCCGCAGGACGCGTCGCCGCGCCCCGGCGCGAAGAACCGGCCGACGCCGAAGCGGCGCGACCAGGAGGCCGCCAACAAGCGTCCGCTCATCATCACCGACCGCAAGGCCGCCCGGTCCAAGGACAAGGTGGCCCGCCGAGAGGCGATGGCCAAGCAACGGGCCGGCATGCTCTCCGGTGACGACCGCTACCTCCCGGTGCGCGACAAGGGCCCGCGTCGCCGCTTCATCCGCGACTCCGTGGACGCGCGCTGGAACATCGGCGAGTTCATCCTGCCGGTCATGCTCCTCGTCCTGCTCATCAGCTTCGTCGGTTCCGACTGGGCGACCATGCTCGTCTTCGTCCTCGTCTACGGGCTCATATTGGTGGCGATCATCGATGCGGTGATCATGTGGCTGCGCACGAAGAAGAAGGTCGTCGCGAAGTTCGGGCAGGCCGAGAAGGGTGACGCGTTCTACGCGGTCATGCGGGCCTTCCAGATGCGCCGCACCCGGATGCCGAAGCCGGCGGTCGACCGCGGGCAGCATCCCTCCTGA
- a CDS encoding bifunctional adenosylcobinamide kinase/adenosylcobinamide-phosphate guanylyltransferase: MTTRAATTTLVTGPVRSGKSRHAEDLVALHQDVLYVATGRPSDQDDSAWAERVRAHQRRRPDSWRTLETVDLDAALAGASGPVLIDCLGTWLTGQVDLVGWEDLDRAAQHVRERSVSLVESLCRASHPVVVVTNEVGWSLVPTTPSGRLFQDELGRLNARVAEVATAVHLVVAGRVLDLSGAPVVPESLPPPTLDA; encoded by the coding sequence ATGACGACGAGAGCCGCGACCACCACCTTGGTCACCGGACCCGTGCGCAGCGGGAAGAGCCGACACGCCGAGGACCTCGTCGCCCTCCATCAGGACGTCCTGTACGTCGCGACCGGCCGTCCGTCGGATCAGGACGACTCCGCCTGGGCCGAACGGGTGCGCGCCCACCAGCGGCGTCGTCCCGACAGCTGGCGCACCCTCGAGACGGTCGACCTCGACGCCGCATTGGCTGGCGCGTCGGGTCCGGTGCTGATCGACTGCCTCGGCACGTGGCTGACGGGACAGGTGGACCTCGTGGGCTGGGAGGACCTGGACCGGGCCGCGCAGCACGTGCGCGAACGCTCGGTGTCCCTCGTGGAGTCGCTCTGCCGCGCGAGCCATCCCGTCGTGGTCGTCACCAACGAGGTCGGCTGGTCCCTCGTTCCCACGACCCCGTCCGGCCGGCTCTTCCAGGACGAGCTCGGCAGGCTCAACGCCCGCGTGGCAGAGGTCGCGACTGCGGTCCACCTCGTCGTCGCGGGGCGCGTCCTCGATCTCTCGGGGGCCCCGGTCGTTCCCGAGTCGCTCCCCCCACCGACGCTCGATGCGTGA